GGATATGTTTGGATCAGCTTATGATTTTTCAGCAATGATGCTGCTTTCACAAGGGATTGGGCAAGTGATTACCATTCTCGCAATCATCGGAACAGCGGGAATAGTCTCGAAAGAATATAGTCAGGGCACCATCAAATTCCTTCTAATCCGTGCGAGAAGTCGTACAGCAATACTTGCGTCCAAATATGCTGTTGTGTTGATTTACGCGTTCTCAGTGGCAGTTGTCGGCATGTTGGCAGTTTTTGCATCAGGAGCTTTATGGTTTGGCTTGAGTGGTGGTGAGGCTGGTATTCGTGAGATGTTAACCAGTATAATGTATAACTCAGTTAGTACAGTTGTATATACAACACTTGCTTTTATGATCGGGATTTTGACAACATCTACGGGTGTTACAATTGGTGCTACAATGTTTATGCTGATGATAGACAAATTGGTTATTTTTCGTGAATTTTATAAATATGTATTATTTCCCAACCTAAATTTAGCTGCTTATGAAGGTGGAGGAGCACCTATGCCTGGAATGACGCTGACCTTTTCCATAGTAATGCTAGTTTTATACACAGCTGTCTTTCTACTCGTAGGCTTCTCCGTCTTTAGACGAAGGGATGTTGCTTAATCATGACAATCGAATTCGATAACAACTTGCCGATTTATATTCAGATCATGAATTACATCAAAGGAGAAATCGTCACAGGTAAGTTAAAACCAGGAGATAAAATTCTCTCGGTACGAGAGCTTGCCAATGAACTGCAGATTAATCCGAATACAGTACAAAGAACCTTTCAGGAACTGGAGCGTGAAGAAATCGTGGAGACCCGGCGTGGAATGGGAAGATACGTCACTAGTAATGAAGGAACTATTTTGACCATCAAAAAAGAAATGGCAAAGGATGTACTAGATCGTTTCATTCGTGGCATGCAGGACCTTGGTTTTCAAGGTGAAGATATTTTAGCGGCAGTAGCAGAGAGTATCCGAAACAAGGATGGAGAATAGGGGGATAAGCAAGTTGGAAAATATACTTGAGATTCATGACGTTACAAAAAAATATAGATCCAAGCACGCCCTCCGCGGAGTATCCTTTAATCTGAGTGCGGGTAAAATCACGGGACTGCTGGGCAGTAACGGCAGCGGTAAAAGTACACTAATGAAAATCATCGCCGGGCTGACACAGCCTACTTCCGGTCGTGTATCCATTATTGGAGGGGCTGTAGGCTTAGATAGTAAAGCAGTAGTGTCATTTATGCCCGATAAGCCGCTTACAGAATCCTGGATGAATGTTAAGGATGCTCTAAAGTTCCAAAGTGATTTCTATCCGGATTTTGATCAGACTAAGGCTTCTCGAATGTTGGAGTTTATGAAGCTAAGAGCTCAAGATAAGGTGAAGGATTTGTCCAAAGGGATGAATGAACGTCTACAGCTTACACTTGCTTTATCACGCCGAGCTAGCCTGTATTTACTGGATGAGCCAATCGGTGGTGTTGATCCAGTAGCTAGAACTAAAATTCTTAACGCGTTAGTAGAGTTTTATGAAGAGGACAGCACCATTCTCCTTTCTACTCATTTAGTATCGGATATCGAGCGGATCTTTGATGATGTGATTTTTATAAAAGAGGGAGAAATTGTGATGCATACGGCGGTAGAAGATATCCGGCTGCGCCAAGGTAAAAGCATAGACGAACTGTTCAGAGAGGTGTACGCAGAATGCTAAAGCTAGTGAAGTATGATTTTAGACGAGATAGGGATAAGTTTCTTGCTGTTTTTGTAATCACCATTCTTGTGCAGTTTGTGATAGGATTTACTGTTCAATCAGATCAAGATATGTTCATGATGAACATCACTTCCTATGCCGTAGCAGGTGTAGTGCTTCTCTTTTTTAGTCTGCGCACCTTCGGTCAGAACCTGAGATTATTCAATCGGAGGCTTGTGCCAGTACCAGTCCTGTATACCGTTCTCTCACCAGTAATGCTGTTTTTAGGGTCGTTACTCGGTTTATTTCTAGTCGCTTATATTCATTTAGCAGTAGATATTATGATGTTTTCAACTTCGTTTTTACCGGAAAAATTTTGGCTGATTTCCGCATATACAGTGCTAATTGTCTTTTGGGCTTCCGCCTACTCTATGTTGCTCGTGATGTTCTCCATGACCGTTGCAATGAGTGTGAGAGTGAAAGGAAGAGTATGGATTGGGATAGCCGTTTTTTTTGTAATACAGTATATAATTTCTTTATTAGAGTCATCGATGTTCGATCATAAAAATATCACTTTGGAAAGAGCTTTTCGATTTGAAGTGACGGATGAGGCCGCTAAATTAAATGATATTGAGATCTCTCAGTATGTTCTTGGCTTACTTCCTACCCTGTTCGAAGCTGTGATTATTACGATTCTAGTATTTGCTATTGTTAAGCTCGTTAAAAAAAGAGTGGAGTCCTAGGTACACGGTGAAATAACGCTTTTTAGAACGGAGGCAGAGCGATTAGCTTTGTCTTCGTTTTTATGCAAAAAAAAGACGCCCTTCCATGAGAAGGGCATCTGTTATGTAGAATTCTACAGGCCCTCTACATTTAGAGAGGCTGTCCATATATCGAGTTCTCTATGTAGCTGTTCTTCTTCGTCCTCGTTCAATTTAAGTTTAACTCCATATTGGTATTGGCCGAGTCCGAACATCCAGCCCCAACGGACGCTACCCACGAGTTGAAGCTTTTCTTCGTTTAATTGAAGATGAATTACTAGCTTTGTATCGCCCGCCGTGAATCGAAGATTCAGGGGGGTGCGCACTTTGCAGCCAGATCGGCTAAGATCGAGCAACACAGCTTCTGTTAGCTTTCCGGCACCCGGACCGCTACTACTTATTGGAACTTCAATCCAGCATTCAAGCGGCTGGTTCATTACATAGCGAAATGGTTCTTTCCTGCTGGACACATCCATAATTTCCCTCCATATCGTTTATTTGCAATTATATCGAAAGAGATTGTTGAGAACAATCTACTAAAGTGCTATTTTTAATAAGAATAAATTTATTTAATCCTAATGAAGGTGATGAGACTTAACATGTACCAATACCTTAATGAAACGTTCCAAAAACACAATTTTGACCAAGGAAGTCTACAGGACGGGGAACTAAATAACTGTACATTTGAGCAGTGTTCCTTCAAGGGAAGCTCTATGGAAGAGATGACTTCCATCGGCTGCCGATTTATAGATTGCGATTTTACTGGAGCCATGCTCAATGCATCACACCATAAAGGCACGGCTTTTACTAACTGTAAGTTCACGGGTGCGAATCTGTTCGTATCGAAATTTGAAGATTGTAAAATGGTAGGCTCTGATTTCTCAAATGCTTATTTGGACGGGATCACACTTATCGGCGGGGACTGGTCCTACACGAACCTGAGACATACCAATCTTAGCAGACAGGATCTGCGCGGGATTCGATTTACTGAGGCCGATCTAATGGGTTGTAATTTGCAAAAAAGTGATCTTCGAGGGGCTGATCTGAGCCGTGTACAGCTGTCTCAATGCAAGCTTAAGGGGGCTGACCTACGGGATGCTATTGTTGAAGGAATTGATTTGAAAAGTTTGGATCTGCAGGGTGTTCGTATGGATATAGATCAGGCTGTACTGTTAGCACGCTCTTTTGGGGCTAAGGTAGGGAACTAGGAATAGGGGCATCAGCTGCTAATGTTGTAGCGGTTGATGCCCCTTTAGATTGTTATCAAGAAATACATATGCACATTGTATGAAACTTCTTATGTATATTTGCTTGCTTAACGGTTAACGCAGTCTTTTTCTGGGTTTGGCCCACCATTTAATCCAAAGAAAACCTTCGTCATCACGGAAAAATTTAATGCCTACCCAGCGTAAGGGTGTCCATAGTTCTCTAAAGTAATATGAAGGCATAGTCTATTAGACCCTCCTATATAGTCAATTAATACTATATGTTACGCTAGTTTTAATGAAACTTCAAGACAATTTTACTTATAATTACATATTATGAATCTACGAGAAGTAAATTGCTCATGTGAGCAGGACCAATAGCCCTATGTTAGTTGCATGCTTCATTTAATTCTTTTCAGCTACTTATGTCACATTCGAATTATCAAATACTAACACGCGCTCTTTGGGCGCGTGTTTTGACGTTAATTTTGAATGGAATCTAGCAATGACGCTCTATTAGTAGGGATATGCACAAGCATTTCATTATGCTCAGCATTTAATAAATGGAGAGGAAGTGATGAAATGACGGAGACCGAGTTTATTGCGAAGATCGCAAATTTTGCTGTGAAGGACATGCAGATCAGCAAGGTTCCAGCATCGCTAACGATAGCTCAAGCGGCGCTGGAATCGGGCTTTGGCAGCAGCGGATTGACTGTTAAGGCCAACAATTTGTTTGGGATTAAAGGTAGCGGACCAGCCGGTAGTATTACTGTGCAAACTACTGAATATGTTAATGGTAAAGCTGTTAAAGTAGAAGCTCTTTTTCGGGCCTATAACAACTGGGGAGAATCTGTTGCGGATCATTCCGCGTTGATTGTGAATGGTGTTTCGTGGAATCGTAATCTTTACAGCAAAGTGCTTGGTGCTAGTGGCAAGGTAGCCGCACAAGAGATTGCTGCCGCTGGTTATGCTACCGACCCAAACTATGCAGCAAAGCTAATCCAAATCATGAATACCTACAATCTGTATAAATATGATGATGAAGCCAAGGAAGGTGATGACGAAATGTCGGCAGAGGATAAACAAAGGCTGGCTAGTCTGGAAACGGAAATAAAGGAATTGCGTGCTCTTATTGTGAGCCTTACGGATAGCAAGGATACGCTAAAAACAGGTATGCAGGAACAAGGCCAGTCGATTACTATGCTTTCAGATCGTGTGACTTTAATCGAAGGCCGAGCAGTGATGAATGTACCCCCATGGGCTGAAGCGGCAGTAAAAGCAGCGAGTGCTGCAGGGCTGCTAGATACACCGTCAGGTGGCAGTTATGACTTCTATCGCATAATAACAGTGCTGAACCGTGCAGGCTTACTTGCTTCTGGTAGTGGAAAATGAAATAAGGAGGATTAAACACCATGTATAATGATGCTCTCAACAGTGTGCTTGCCTTTGCTTCCGTGCTGGCTGTTTTCGTAATGGCACTTGTACAACTTGTGAAGAATAGCGTGCGACTTCCGCGGAATATTGTACCGGTTGTTGGATTAGCTATTGGCTTGCTGGTTGGAGCAGTGGCCTATCCGTTCACTGATATGAATCTGATCCTGCGGCTATGGGCTGGAGGGCTAGCAGGACTTTCGGCGACGGGGTTATTTGAGCTTGCTTTTAACAAAAGGGATGGAACCAAAACAGATGAAAAATAGACTCGGCCTATCAGTTATATAAAACAATCGTTTTATACAGGTATTGTGACTATGCAATCTATCGAGAACCCTAATATATTATCTTATGTCAATTATAAAGGGGGTGCAACAATGGGAACTTATCTTGATGCAAGAACGTCGCAAAATGCCAGCCTCGCCAACTCTATAGCCATTCCTATAACAGTTCTAAATACTCCACAGCTGTTTGGACAGATTGGGTTGTTGACTGCAGGAGTGACTACAAATCCGCGTGTGCTGCTTAAAGGAACGATCTCTGTAACGCTTCCTTTAGCTTTAGTGGGTATCACAATTACGATTGTAAGGGGAACCTTGCCGACCGATCCGCTTATATATTCTGCTACTTCAACTTTTGGTCTAAGTATTTTGGCTCCGCAAGTCATAACCTTTTCAGCAGACGATTTCTTACCTGCAATCACACCTCAACTCACTTATACAGCATTTGTTTCATCTAATCTACTCGGCACAGTTCGTGTGGGTCCAGAAAGCTTTGACGGTATTTTAGTTTCTGATTAATTGCAGAGCATTTAACCTCACTGGTTGCCAGTGGGGTCTTTTTTTAACCGTTCGCCCAATCTTCTAAGAAGATGATTACATATCTTATGATGTATTCTAAAATACGGAGGAGGTCTTCTCATGGGTGCAGAATTTGGCGGGGTTGGTGGCGCTTTTACTTCCACAGGCGCAATCTTAGTGTTGTTCATCTTGTTAGTTATTATTACGAGCGCATGCATATTCTAAAGATATAAAAAAGTCTGCTTCTGGCATTCGTGCTGGAAGCAGACTTTTTTATGGTACTATTTCGATTTATGCCATGCAAAGCAAACGTCGTTAGGATTCTACTCTCGTATTGAAGTACATAAAAAATGCTGATCGGGATTTCTTCCATTATTGTAGTATTAATCATTGTCGTAACGGTGGGAAGCTTTTATTTCTATCATGTAACCCCGAACGTGACTGTCTAACAAAGGGCTGCCGAAAGGTGGTCCTTTTGTGATGTATATACTCTTTAGCGAATTTATTGTGTGAGTTTGCTTTTTATTCACATTTAAATGCAATATATAAATTGCATTATGTAATAAATATATTATAATTCTGGTTATAGGGAGGGATAATAATGAAAAAAAGTAAAATGAATGATGAACGAATTGTATCTCAAAGAAGAACGATTCAAAGTGATGCTTATCAAATATTAGTATATTGTTTGCTGATTTCAGTACTGATTCAACAATTCATAATGAATGCTCCGTTTGAGCAATTTGCAGTCGAGTTTTTCTGTTTAATTGGTAGTGGAATATATATAACGATACGGCACTTGTCTGTTGGTGTTGATATTTGGGATTCCCGAAGAAACACAAATAAAAAGCTGCTCATAAACAGCATTATTTCAGGCGGAATTTGTGTTTCGTTGCTTATAGTTTTGGCGGGAGAAAGAAATGTATGGAGCATTATTTTAATCTTTGTATCTTTTACAATTGTTTATTTTCTTACACACCTAGTGTTACGGAATATAAACAAAAAAAGACAACAGCAAATCGATGATGAATTAGGTAGTGATGATACAGTTGAATGAAATGCGCGGATTTTTAGTAGATTCTAAAGATTGCGAGGAATCAAACCTACGAACCTACGATCTAATGGCTTCCAGACAGGACAACATTAAGCGAACCCGTCAACCTTAAGGGGGCGGCGGGTGTTTTTCATTGTCCGATACTAGTAATTTTGTATTGGTTATTCCATATATAATAATAACTTTTAATGTCTTTAAACATAAATTCGGGGCCCTATCTCTAGGGCCCCTTTCATGGGAGAGGAGAAACCGGACGAAGAGCTTATGGGGAAACGTAAGCCTGCTCCGCGGTTGTCTACGACATTTGTGGTGTCGATAATTACATGATGTCCCTGGAAGCCCAGTCTTATACATAAGGAAGACTTATTTATCAGAATAGTCTTGATCTTTCCATTTTTCATATCTAGACAAATTTTTTATTTCATCGCGCAAATGTGTTACGATAGGCGTGGACTTATGCCCTTTTGGGTATAACAAACAGAGACATAGAGCGGGTGATTGACGGTGAGAGTGGTATCGGGAAGTGCAAAAGGAAGACCACTAAAAAGTGTGCCGGGAAGTGGAACAAGACCTACAACCGATAAGGTGAAGGAAGCTGTATTCAGTATGATCGGTCCATATTTTGAAGGTGGAGCGGTACTGGATTTGTTCGCAGGTACAGGTGGTTTGGGTATCGAAGCTTTAAGCAGAGGGATGGAAAGTGCCGTATTTGTAGATATGGATCCCAAGAGTATTGACACCATTCGTGCCAATTTGAAGGCGACTAATCTTGAAGCGAGTGCGCAAGTGTACCGAAATGAAGCAGGAAGAGCACTTAGTGCATTGGAGAAGCGGGGACGTGTTTTTGATTTAGTTTTTCTAGATCCTCCCTACCGATTGAAGCACGGAGATGAGCTGATGCTATCTATGGTAGAAAAAGGAATGCTGCAAGAGGACGCAATCATTGTTCTGGAGCATGAATCAAGTTATGCCTATCCTGAGGATATCCCAGGATTTTATAGGCTGCGTCAGGCCGTATACGGAGAAACGACAATTTCTATTTATCAGTATGAAGCTAATCCTTCTGTGGAAAGCGAGACTGATGAGGAGGTAGAGAATGAGTCAGCAAATTAGAAAAGAACGTGTTGCCATCTATCCAGGCACCTTTGATCCCGTGACTATGGGACATATGGATATTATTCGGCGCGCATCCAAGCAATTCGACCGTTTAATCGTAACGGTGCTTAATAATTTGAGTAAGAACCCGCTGTTTACTGTAGAAGAGCGGACAGAGCTTTTAAGACAGGCAACAGCTGATATTCCCAATGTGGAAATCGACAGCTTTAGGGATCTATTAGTCAATTATGTTCGTCAAAAAGATGCTCAAGTCATTGTACGTGGTATTCGTACCGTAACTGACTTTGAATATGAACTGCAAAATGCATCCATCAACCATAGTCTGGATCCGGATGCGGAAACGATCTT
This genomic stretch from Paenibacillus sp. FSL H7-0737 harbors:
- a CDS encoding ABC transporter permease, yielding MRSFNNLVVNEWLKLSKKRTFFVPYLILILISMLLGYIVHSASPDMFGSAYDFSAMMLLSQGIGQVITILAIIGTAGIVSKEYSQGTIKFLLIRARSRTAILASKYAVVLIYAFSVAVVGMLAVFASGALWFGLSGGEAGIREMLTSIMYNSVSTVVYTTLAFMIGILTTSTGVTIGATMFMLMIDKLVIFREFYKYVLFPNLNLAAYEGGGAPMPGMTLTFSIVMLVLYTAVFLLVGFSVFRRRDVA
- a CDS encoding GntR family transcriptional regulator, whose translation is MTIEFDNNLPIYIQIMNYIKGEIVTGKLKPGDKILSVRELANELQINPNTVQRTFQELEREEIVETRRGMGRYVTSNEGTILTIKKEMAKDVLDRFIRGMQDLGFQGEDILAAVAESIRNKDGE
- a CDS encoding ABC transporter ATP-binding protein, producing MENILEIHDVTKKYRSKHALRGVSFNLSAGKITGLLGSNGSGKSTLMKIIAGLTQPTSGRVSIIGGAVGLDSKAVVSFMPDKPLTESWMNVKDALKFQSDFYPDFDQTKASRMLEFMKLRAQDKVKDLSKGMNERLQLTLALSRRASLYLLDEPIGGVDPVARTKILNALVEFYEEDSTILLSTHLVSDIERIFDDVIFIKEGEIVMHTAVEDIRLRQGKSIDELFREVYAEC
- a CDS encoding PilZ domain-containing protein produces the protein MDVSSRKEPFRYVMNQPLECWIEVPISSSGPGAGKLTEAVLLDLSRSGCKVRTPLNLRFTAGDTKLVIHLQLNEEKLQLVGSVRWGWMFGLGQYQYGVKLKLNEDEEEQLHRELDIWTASLNVEGL
- a CDS encoding pentapeptide repeat-containing protein — protein: MYQYLNETFQKHNFDQGSLQDGELNNCTFEQCSFKGSSMEEMTSIGCRFIDCDFTGAMLNASHHKGTAFTNCKFTGANLFVSKFEDCKMVGSDFSNAYLDGITLIGGDWSYTNLRHTNLSRQDLRGIRFTEADLMGCNLQKSDLRGADLSRVQLSQCKLKGADLRDAIVEGIDLKSLDLQGVRMDIDQAVLLARSFGAKVGN
- a CDS encoding glycoside hydrolase family 73 protein: MTETEFIAKIANFAVKDMQISKVPASLTIAQAALESGFGSSGLTVKANNLFGIKGSGPAGSITVQTTEYVNGKAVKVEALFRAYNNWGESVADHSALIVNGVSWNRNLYSKVLGASGKVAAQEIAAAGYATDPNYAAKLIQIMNTYNLYKYDDEAKEGDDEMSAEDKQRLASLETEIKELRALIVSLTDSKDTLKTGMQEQGQSITMLSDRVTLIEGRAVMNVPPWAEAAVKAASAAGLLDTPSGGSYDFYRIITVLNRAGLLASGSGK
- a CDS encoding holin, encoding MYNDALNSVLAFASVLAVFVMALVQLVKNSVRLPRNIVPVVGLAIGLLVGAVAYPFTDMNLILRLWAGGLAGLSATGLFELAFNKRDGTKTDEK
- a CDS encoding sporulation protein YjcZ; protein product: MGAEFGGVGGAFTSTGAILVLFILLVIITSACIF
- a CDS encoding DUF6773 family protein; the encoded protein is MKKSKMNDERIVSQRRTIQSDAYQILVYCLLISVLIQQFIMNAPFEQFAVEFFCLIGSGIYITIRHLSVGVDIWDSRRNTNKKLLINSIISGGICVSLLIVLAGERNVWSIILIFVSFTIVYFLTHLVLRNINKKRQQQIDDELGSDDTVE
- the rsmD gene encoding 16S rRNA (guanine(966)-N(2))-methyltransferase RsmD, whose product is MRVVSGSAKGRPLKSVPGSGTRPTTDKVKEAVFSMIGPYFEGGAVLDLFAGTGGLGIEALSRGMESAVFVDMDPKSIDTIRANLKATNLEASAQVYRNEAGRALSALEKRGRVFDLVFLDPPYRLKHGDELMLSMVEKGMLQEDAIIVLEHESSYAYPEDIPGFYRLRQAVYGETTISIYQYEANPSVESETDEEVENESAN
- the coaD gene encoding pantetheine-phosphate adenylyltransferase produces the protein MSQQIRKERVAIYPGTFDPVTMGHMDIIRRASKQFDRLIVTVLNNLSKNPLFTVEERTELLRQATADIPNVEIDSFRDLLVNYVRQKDAQVIVRGIRTVTDFEYELQNASINHSLDPDAETIFMMTNPKYSYLSSSVVKEIAHFGGNVSDFVTPEVERAMKLKFNRADGEKR